TTCCGGCAAAGATCCCGTCCATCGAGGCCGATCCGACGGTACCTTGGAAACCGAGCGAGAGCCGATCGGTCAATTCGACTCCTGCTCCTATCGCGGTCTGCAAGACCTGCATTTCGGCTGCGGTGCCGTTGCTGGCAATGACTTGGTTGTAGTTGGAGCCGAGTCCGGAAGCAGTCAATAATCCCAGACCCACGGTGGCCGGAATTCCGAGTGCGGTGAAGTCTTGAGTCACTCCGATATTGCCAACGATCGAGCCCGGCCGCTGTGACTTCGCTTTAAATGGCTCAATGGTGCCACCGGCGAGAGGCGTCGTCGTTTCCAGATTGAGCGTGGGTTCCACCCATCCGCCACTGAAACTGAATTGTGTTCCCTTGAATTGAGACAGAGTTGCCGGGTTAAGGGCCAACGTCGTTTGCAAATCTTGGGGTCGAGCGATACCGGTTCCCCCCATTCCACCCGAAGCAGGCAGCATGCTGGCCTGGAGTTCCACTCCATATGCCTGGCCAAAACTCTGCTGGGGCGTCATCGCATGGCAACAACACGCGATCGCTGCTGCAATCAACAAACTTTTTTTAAATAGCATACCTGGCACTCCCTTGCCCGTGGGTGATCCCCGGCCAGCTCTGTATCCTGGGTAGGGTTTGATCAGAGCATCGACCCACTGCATGTCGCCTTTCCAGTGAAGTCGATACAAAACGAACAAGCGGGGTGATCTTCGCCCTTTTATCCCGGACCACCCGCTCAACCCGAGGAATCGGACTTTAGTCGTTCGCGGAATGGTAGCCAGACGGCTCCGTCCGTCTGAGCTGGTGCGCGGTCAGTTGGACTCCATGAACCGAGTGACAATCCCGAGATTGCAAATGAATGTTTTGGCGCAGGCTGGTGCCCCATGAGCCCCAAACGCGACGAGATTTGACGGGCATCACCCGTTTGCCGGCCTTGGTCGCACACATTTCCACAGGCCAGTTCACGCTACTTCAGCAGTTCGACTTCGCTTGGCCGCCAAGTCTTGTTGAAGAACGGTTCGAGCGGGCTGTAGAGCCGTAGGCAGGGGATGAAGCCTTTGCCAGGGATAGTCTGAATCCAGTTGCCGCGTTTCACTCCGGCGGGCTGCTCGGGGCCGAAATAGATGGTGGTGGAACCGTCTTCATTAGAATCCGCAGCTGGCGACGGGTAACTCTGGCTGCCAGCTCGCGGGTATCGCTGCGGCGTGTCGAGCATCGAGCGGGTCATGGTGTCGTAGAGCGTGAAAGACCAAAATTTTTCGGCGGGAATATCTTTGGGCAGAGTAACCTTGTAGGTCTTCGCACCGTCGCAATAATTGTTTTCGGAATCCACCATTGTCCACAGATATGTCGACCCGATGCCAGGCAACCGCATGGCCATGGCCGGGGTGATTCCGGTGACGCCGTAGAAGAAGGCTTCACGCGCGTCGAGTTGTCGGAAGCCGGTCGTCGGGAAAGGTTTGACGCCCTCTTTGGTGATCAAGGGGATCGGCGTCTCGAATTCGTAGCCGGTAGCGAACAGCATGTTCTGCCAATTGGCGTCCTCGTAGTAGTACCAGGAACGATCGCGGGGGTTCATGAACAAGCTGCGCGACGTCGCGTTGGCGACAGCCAGTGCTTCGGTGAGAATTTTCTTCATCCGTGCGTCGGGTGCGAACGGTTGGCCTTTGACGATGCCGATGGCGGCGATCGGACCCATCAACTCGGGATCGAGCGAGGTAGCCGGTTCCTGCTGCACGACTTCGTTGAGCATCTCGTAGTACGTCCAGTCGTTCGGCGGGAGGGTGTTCATGACCTTGCCGCTGCCTTCATGGAATACCGTCGCGGGAGGAGGACTGATGGGACCGAGTTTGGCCCGGCCCGCCAGAAATTCCGCGATGGCTGTGCCGACACCGCCGGGATTGTAAGCATAGACCTTGGTGAACTGCTTGATGCGCTCGACCACTGGCTTAGGATCGTTGCCGTCCTGCAGAAATGCGCGGGCAAACCAGATGCCATGGGTGGTCTTTGAGTGGGCGACGTTAAATTCGCCCGCTGGTAAGACACCCTTGTAGTTCGGGGGCACGATCAGATATTTGCCCCCTTGGCCGCGGTCTGGACCGGGCAGTCCCATATCGATGACCCAGCGGAACCAGGCGTCCTGGACCGTGCCGAGCACCTGCGGGGGCACCTCGATCACCATGGGACCTTTGGAGAGGTCGAGGCCGCCGATAATGTAGATCGTGTCGGCGTTGGCCGTCAGGAAGAGTGACTTGGCATCCATCAGTTCGGAAAAGACGATGACCTCGTTGTCTTTCGCACCCACGCTGGCAATACCCTTGCGGACGGCATGGATGCTGACGCCTTGCAGAGTATCCGAAAAGGCGCGGACAGCATGTGAGAAGTCCAGATGGTCATAGACCTTTTCGAGGGTTTCCTTGCTGGGCTGCCCGTCATGGAATGCGAGCGTGCCAATGCGGGTTTCGACCTGGTCCGGCGTTGTGACCGATGGTGGGACGCTCGTTTGAGTGTAGGCGGAAGCCGCTGCGAAGGCGCTCAACAAGGCACCCGCAAGAAATCTGCGGGCGTTTCGAGTGTTGCCAGTTTTCATGGTTTTTATTCGGGCTGTAGGATTAGAAAAGTTGGTGGTATCGCTGCTGAATCCGCAGGCCCACGTGATGAGCCAACGCCTGTGGTTCAAAAGCAAATCCGTGTTATTTGGCCTTCAAGATGGCCGATTGCGTTGAAGTGCCTTCGCCTGAAGGGGGCTTCGATTTTTCAGCCAGTATAGCTGTATGATGTGACCGATGCTGTTCAAGAATCAGCGATAATTGTGTGGAATCAGAGCGTGACGAATCGGACCCGGAAGTCTGCTCTTTCATCATGGACCCTTGATCGGTTTCCAACCTGCACAGAAACATCATCGTTGCAATTGACGCGATATCGCGAGTGCGGATTTCCATTGGTTGGGCGCCCAACGGATTCCTTGCATGGTCACCACCCCGTTATTACACGGTGGATTACGATCCAAGCTGTACCAACCACGCCGATCAAGCCACCAAGTCCGCCAAGTCAATCGAGCACCGATATCGCGACTGACCTGACCCACCCACACCGATTGACCTTCAAATCGCATCGGTGTCAGCCACAACCGAAGGTGCAATCGCTCGTTGATCGAATGACGAGTTCGTTGGAGAAATCCCTTCGGGATGAAAATCTATAGTTGCAGAATAAAACCGCCGTCACGGAATGCTGCGTCAATACTATAAATTGATCAGCCCAGGCTAACGCCCAAATGGCTAATCAGAGCGGCGTTGTTGGATCAGTCGCTCGGGTGGCCCGAGCTGCTGATCTTCCGCTTCTGAGCCTGGATCTGCTCCATCACCTGGGCCAGGTTGTAGGAAGGCGGTGCCTGCATCG
This genomic window from Allorhodopirellula heiligendammensis contains:
- a CDS encoding LssY C-terminal domain-containing protein, coding for MFIPKGFLQRTRHSINERLHLRLWLTPMRFEGQSVWVGQVSRDIGARLTWRTWWLDRRGWYSLDRNPPCNNGVVTMQGIRWAPNQWKSALAISRQLQR
- a CDS encoding DUF1254 domain-containing protein, with amino-acid sequence MSAFAAASAYTQTSVPPSVTTPDQVETRIGTLAFHDGQPSKETLEKVYDHLDFSHAVRAFSDTLQGVSIHAVRKGIASVGAKDNEVIVFSELMDAKSLFLTANADTIYIIGGLDLSKGPMVIEVPPQVLGTVQDAWFRWVIDMGLPGPDRGQGGKYLIVPPNYKGVLPAGEFNVAHSKTTHGIWFARAFLQDGNDPKPVVERIKQFTKVYAYNPGGVGTAIAEFLAGRAKLGPISPPPATVFHEGSGKVMNTLPPNDWTYYEMLNEVVQQEPATSLDPELMGPIAAIGIVKGQPFAPDARMKKILTEALAVANATSRSLFMNPRDRSWYYYEDANWQNMLFATGYEFETPIPLITKEGVKPFPTTGFRQLDAREAFFYGVTGITPAMAMRLPGIGSTYLWTMVDSENNYCDGAKTYKVTLPKDIPAEKFWSFTLYDTMTRSMLDTPQRYPRAGSQSYPSPAADSNEDGSTTIYFGPEQPAGVKRGNWIQTIPGKGFIPCLRLYSPLEPFFNKTWRPSEVELLK